A region from the Pseudomonas cucumis genome encodes:
- a CDS encoding OmpH family outer membrane protein, whose translation MRKLTQLVLLATVLVAGPAFADMKIAVLNYQMALLESDAAKKYAVDAEKKFGPQLTKLKSLESSAKGIQDRLMAGGDKMQQGERERLELEFKQKARDFQFQSKELNEAKAVADREMLKQLKPKLDSAVEEVIKKGAFDLVFERGAVIDVKPQYDITRQVIERMNQLK comes from the coding sequence GTGCGTAAGTTGACTCAATTGGTTCTCCTGGCGACCGTACTGGTCGCAGGTCCGGCTTTTGCCGACATGAAAATCGCCGTTCTGAACTATCAGATGGCACTGCTCGAATCCGACGCGGCGAAAAAATACGCCGTGGACGCCGAGAAGAAGTTCGGCCCACAACTGACCAAGCTCAAGAGCCTGGAAAGCAGCGCCAAGGGTATCCAGGACCGTCTGATGGCCGGCGGCGACAAAATGCAGCAAGGCGAGCGTGAACGTCTGGAGCTCGAATTCAAGCAAAAGGCCCGTGATTTCCAGTTCCAGTCCAAGGAACTGAACGAAGCCAAAGCAGTTGCCGACCGTGAAATGCTGAAACAGCTCAAGCCTAAACTGGACAGCGCTGTGGAAGAAGTCATCAAGAAAGGTGCTTTTGACCTGGTCTTCGAGCGTGGCGCAGTGATTGATGTCAAGCCTCAGTACGACATCACTCGCCAGGTTATCGAGCGCATGAATCAGCTGAAGTAA
- the lpxD gene encoding UDP-3-O-(3-hydroxymyristoyl)glucosamine N-acyltransferase, which produces MTATIKLGQLAEFLGATLRGDPKKEITGLATLQEAGPAQLSFLANPQYRKYLADSQAAAVLLKAADAEGFAGEALVVPDPYLAYARVSHLFDPKPKAPAGIHPTAVVAADAVVDPAASIGAFAVIESAARIGAGVTVGAHCFIGARCEIGEGGWLAPRVTLYHDVRIGKRVVIQSGAVLGGEGFGFANEKGVWQKIAQIGGVSIGDDVEIGVNTAIDRGALADTVIGNGVKLDNQIQIAHNVQVGDHTAMAACVGISGSTKIGKHCMLAGGVGLVGHIDICDNVFLTGMTMVTHSITEPGSYSSGTAMQPAAEWRKSAARIRQLDDIARRLRQLEKRVGDVTPDGNASSDG; this is translated from the coding sequence ATGACAGCGACTATAAAGCTCGGCCAATTGGCCGAGTTCCTCGGCGCCACCTTACGTGGCGACCCGAAGAAAGAAATTACTGGGCTAGCCACTTTGCAAGAGGCTGGCCCAGCTCAGTTGAGCTTTCTGGCAAATCCTCAATACCGTAAATACCTGGCTGACAGTCAGGCCGCAGCTGTATTGCTGAAGGCCGCTGACGCTGAAGGTTTTGCCGGTGAGGCATTGGTGGTGCCTGATCCGTATCTGGCCTACGCGCGTGTTTCTCATCTGTTCGATCCCAAGCCCAAGGCGCCTGCCGGTATTCATCCGACAGCGGTGGTGGCAGCGGATGCAGTGGTCGACCCGGCGGCGAGTATCGGTGCTTTTGCTGTGATTGAAAGTGCAGCGCGTATTGGCGCAGGCGTGACTGTTGGGGCTCATTGCTTCATCGGTGCGCGCTGCGAAATCGGCGAGGGCGGCTGGTTGGCCCCGCGTGTCACGCTGTATCACGACGTGCGCATCGGCAAGCGGGTGGTGATTCAGTCTGGTGCCGTGCTTGGTGGTGAAGGCTTCGGTTTTGCCAACGAGAAAGGTGTCTGGCAGAAAATCGCCCAAATCGGCGGTGTCTCGATCGGCGATGACGTGGAAATAGGCGTAAATACGGCTATCGATCGCGGCGCACTGGCCGATACCGTTATCGGCAATGGTGTGAAGCTCGACAACCAGATTCAGATTGCTCACAACGTCCAGGTCGGTGACCACACCGCCATGGCCGCCTGCGTGGGGATCTCCGGCAGCACCAAAATCGGCAAGCATTGCATGCTCGCCGGTGGCGTAGGGCTGGTGGGGCATATCGACATTTGCGACAACGTTTTCCTGACCGGGATGACCATGGTAACCCACTCGATTACCGAGCCGGGTTCCTATTCTTCCGGTACGGCGATGCAACCAGCAGCCGAATGGCGCAAAAGCGCGGCACGTATCCGTCAGCTCGATGATATCGCGCGACGTCTGCGACAGCTGGAAAAGCGTGTAGGGGACGTGACCCCTGACGGTAATGCTTCATCAGATGGCTGA
- the fabZ gene encoding 3-hydroxyacyl-ACP dehydratase FabZ — translation MMDINEIREYLPHRYPFLLVDRVVDLDVEGKRIRAYKNVSINEPFFNGHFPAHPIMPGVLIIEAMAQAAGILGFKMLDVKPADGTLYYFVGSDKLRFRQPVLPGDQLILEAKFLSCKRQIWKFECQASVDGKPVCSAEIICAERKL, via the coding sequence ATGATGGACATCAACGAGATTCGCGAATACCTGCCTCACCGTTACCCGTTCCTGCTGGTGGACCGGGTCGTGGATCTGGATGTGGAAGGCAAGCGCATTCGCGCCTACAAGAATGTCAGCATCAACGAACCGTTCTTCAATGGTCACTTCCCTGCGCATCCAATCATGCCGGGCGTGTTGATCATCGAAGCGATGGCTCAGGCTGCCGGGATCCTTGGTTTCAAAATGCTCGACGTGAAGCCTGCCGACGGCACGCTGTATTACTTCGTCGGCTCTGACAAGCTGCGCTTCCGCCAGCCCGTGCTGCCAGGCGATCAGCTGATCCTGGAAGCCAAGTTCCTGAGCTGCAAGCGTCAGATCTGGAAGTTCGAGTGCCAGGCTTCGGTCGATGGCAAGCCAGTCTGCTCCGCTGAAATCATCTGCGCGGAACGCAAACTATGA
- the lpxA gene encoding acyl-ACP--UDP-N-acetylglucosamine O-acyltransferase — MSLIDPRAIIDPTAVLADDVEVGPWSIIGAGVEIGEGTVIGPHVILKGPTRIGKHNRIYQFSSVGEDTPDLKYKGEETRLVIGDHNVIREGVTIHRGTIQDRSETTLGDHNLIMAYAHIGHDSVIGNHCILVNNTALAGHVHVADWAILSGFTLVHQYCHIGAHSFSGMGTAIGKDVPAYVTVFGNPAEARSMNFEGLRRRGFSEDAIHALRRAYKVVYRQGLTVEQALAELAEPSLQFPEVAVFRDSIQSSTRGITR, encoded by the coding sequence ATGAGTTTGATTGACCCTCGCGCAATCATCGATCCGACGGCCGTTCTGGCCGACGACGTCGAGGTCGGCCCTTGGTCGATCATCGGCGCAGGTGTGGAAATCGGCGAGGGGACAGTGATCGGGCCGCATGTGATTCTCAAGGGCCCGACCCGAATCGGTAAGCACAACCGCATCTACCAGTTTTCTTCGGTAGGCGAGGACACGCCCGATCTGAAATACAAAGGCGAAGAAACCCGTCTGGTCATCGGTGACCATAACGTCATTCGCGAAGGCGTGACGATTCATCGCGGGACCATTCAGGACCGTTCGGAAACGACCCTGGGCGATCACAACCTGATCATGGCCTATGCCCACATCGGTCACGATAGCGTTATCGGCAACCACTGCATCCTGGTCAACAACACCGCGTTGGCGGGCCATGTGCACGTCGCGGACTGGGCGATCCTGTCCGGTTTTACCCTGGTTCACCAGTATTGCCACATTGGCGCCCACAGCTTTTCCGGCATGGGCACTGCCATTGGCAAGGACGTTCCAGCGTATGTCACGGTATTCGGCAACCCGGCCGAAGCCCGCAGCATGAATTTCGAAGGCCTGCGCCGTCGCGGTTTCAGCGAAGATGCGATCCACGCGCTGCGTCGTGCCTACAAGGTGGTTTACCGCCAGGGCCTGACGGTCGAGCAGGCGCTCGCCGAGCTGGCCGAACCCTCGCTTCAGTTCCCGGAAGTCGCGGTATTCCGTGACTCCATCCAGTCTTCGACCCGCGGCATCACCCGTTAA
- the lpxB gene encoding lipid-A-disaccharide synthase, with amino-acid sequence MANLRIALVAGEASGDILGAGLMRALKARHPTVEFIGVGGPLMQAEGLTSYFPMERLSVMGLVEVLGRLRELLARRKKLVADLIAEKPDVFIGIDAPDFNLNIELKLRQAGIKTVHYVSPSVWAWRQKRVLKIREGCDLMLTLFPFEAKFYEEKGVPVRFVGHSLADAIPLEADRAAARAELGLPSGPLVALMPGSRGGEVGRLGALFLDTAQRLRAMRPGVRFVMPCASPQRRAQLEELLAGRDLPLTLLDGKSHLALAACDAVLIASGTATLEALLYKRPMVVAYRLAPLTFWILKRMVKSPYVSLPNLLAQRLLVPELLQDDATVEALAQTLSPLIDGGQEQTRGFDEIHRTLRLDASNQAADAVLNLIGRA; translated from the coding sequence ATGGCCAATCTGCGTATTGCGCTGGTGGCGGGAGAGGCTTCCGGTGACATTCTGGGTGCGGGCCTCATGCGCGCGCTCAAGGCTCGGCATCCGACAGTCGAGTTCATCGGTGTCGGCGGTCCGTTGATGCAGGCTGAAGGCCTGACGTCGTATTTCCCGATGGAACGCCTGTCTGTCATGGGTTTGGTGGAAGTACTGGGCCGTTTGCGCGAGTTGTTGGCCCGCCGCAAGAAACTGGTCGCGGACCTGATCGCCGAGAAGCCGGACGTGTTCATCGGTATCGATGCCCCGGACTTCAACCTCAATATCGAACTCAAGCTGCGTCAGGCCGGGATCAAGACCGTGCATTACGTCAGCCCGTCGGTCTGGGCCTGGCGACAGAAGCGGGTGCTGAAGATTCGCGAAGGTTGCGACCTGATGCTGACGCTCTTCCCGTTCGAAGCTAAATTTTATGAAGAGAAGGGTGTGCCGGTGCGGTTTGTCGGGCATTCCTTGGCCGATGCGATTCCGCTTGAGGCTGATCGCGCCGCAGCGCGGGCCGAACTTGGCTTGCCGAGTGGGCCGCTGGTCGCCCTGATGCCGGGTAGCCGGGGTGGTGAGGTCGGGCGCCTTGGTGCGCTGTTCCTCGACACCGCCCAGCGCTTGCGGGCCATGCGCCCGGGCGTACGGTTCGTCATGCCATGCGCGAGTCCGCAGCGCCGGGCCCAGCTTGAAGAGCTGCTGGCCGGTCGCGATCTGCCGCTGACCTTGCTCGATGGCAAATCCCATCTGGCCCTGGCTGCTTGCGACGCGGTGTTGATCGCTTCGGGCACGGCAACGCTGGAAGCATTGTTGTACAAGCGGCCGATGGTGGTCGCTTATCGCTTGGCACCGCTGACGTTCTGGATTCTCAAACGGATGGTGAAGAGTCCCTACGTCTCCTTGCCGAATCTGCTGGCCCAGCGACTGCTGGTGCCGGAGTTGTTGCAGGACGATGCGACGGTAGAGGCCTTGGCCCAGACCCTGTCGCCACTGATCGATGGTGGCCAGGAACAGACCCGAGGCTTTGACGAAATCCACCGAACCCTGCGCTTGGACGCCTCCAATCAGGCAGCGGACGCGGTACTGAACCTGATTGGCAGAGCATAA
- the rnhB gene encoding ribonuclease HII has product MSKASKQLGLDFMLVDELEDLVAGVDEVGRGPLCGAVVTAAVILDPSRPILGLNDSKKLTEARREALYDEICEKALSWHVARAEVEEIDELNILHATMLAMQRAVEGLHIQPKLAMIDGNRCPKLSMRAEAVIQGDGKVPAIAAASILAKVSRDREMAAFELIYPGYGIGGHKGYPTPVHLEALARLGPTPIHRRSFAPVRLAYEARENLIES; this is encoded by the coding sequence ATGAGCAAAGCAAGCAAGCAGCTGGGCCTGGATTTTATGCTAGTCGATGAACTTGAAGATCTGGTGGCGGGTGTCGATGAAGTCGGTCGCGGCCCGCTTTGCGGTGCAGTGGTGACGGCGGCAGTAATCCTCGATCCGAGCCGACCGATTCTCGGCCTCAACGATTCGAAGAAGCTCACTGAAGCCCGCCGCGAAGCGCTTTACGATGAAATCTGCGAAAAAGCCCTGAGCTGGCATGTCGCTCGCGCCGAAGTGGAAGAAATCGACGAGCTGAACATTCTCCATGCCACTATGCTGGCCATGCAACGAGCGGTCGAAGGGCTGCACATTCAGCCGAAACTGGCGATGATCGACGGCAACCGTTGCCCGAAGCTCTCGATGCGTGCGGAAGCGGTGATCCAGGGCGACGGCAAGGTGCCAGCCATTGCCGCGGCATCGATTCTGGCCAAGGTCAGCCGAGATCGAGAAATGGCCGCATTCGAACTGATTTATCCGGGTTACGGGATCGGAGGCCATAAAGGCTACCCGACACCCGTTCATCTGGAAGCACTGGCCCGCTTGGGGCCGACCCCAATTCATCGCCGCTCGTTCGCCCCGGTACGCTTGGCGTATGAAGCGCGGGAAAACCTGATCGAGAGTTAG